In Sporosarcina psychrophila, a genomic segment contains:
- a CDS encoding class D sortase, giving the protein MLKKMAVFLLASGLFFIGYASVQLKSAQQSEKAALVQAKGELEKQKIKSPQLESSHPDLSFQNGQTIGILQIPIIQKELPIVEGTDDDALKQGVGHYTGTVYPGQKDQILLSGHRDTVFTGLDKLQNGDTIIMEMQHGTFTYAVVDTEIVDANDTTVIRSTAPEEVLTLSTCYPFRYIGNAPQRYIVYAIPK; this is encoded by the coding sequence TTGCTGAAAAAAATGGCTGTGTTTTTGCTGGCGAGTGGATTATTTTTCATTGGCTACGCCAGTGTGCAGCTAAAATCCGCACAGCAGTCGGAAAAAGCCGCACTGGTTCAGGCAAAGGGGGAGTTGGAAAAACAAAAAATAAAGTCACCCCAGCTTGAGTCATCCCATCCCGACCTGTCTTTTCAGAACGGTCAAACAATCGGCATCCTGCAAATTCCCATTATCCAAAAAGAGCTTCCCATTGTGGAAGGGACGGATGACGATGCTTTAAAGCAAGGCGTTGGTCACTACACAGGCACCGTTTATCCCGGGCAAAAAGATCAAATTCTGTTATCGGGACACAGGGACACCGTGTTTACCGGATTGGATAAATTGCAAAATGGCGATACAATCATTATGGAAATGCAGCATGGTACCTTTACATATGCCGTTGTGGATACGGAAATTGTAGATGCAAATGATACAACAGTCATCCGTTCTACAGCACCGGAAGAAGTGCTGACTTTATCCACATGCTATCCATTTCGGTATATCGGCAATGCACCGCAACGGTATATTGTTTATGCGATACCGAAGTGA
- a CDS encoding 5' nucleotidase, NT5C type: protein MKFGFDIDDTLINLREHAFQLYNKKLNRTVAVDLFHALDKVEIHELFDMTAEQGNQMWNRSLEEIYFTSCPPYPDAVETLQRLDREGHEIYYITARPDVHGKRTIEWMIENGFPVDKDKFYYGMKDEDKVNIIKDLHLDYYFDDKPAVLETLRNHPLKLFAKSQSYNRHLDILRINEWSELFGLLIGEKK, encoded by the coding sequence ATGAAATTCGGTTTTGACATAGATGATACGTTGATTAATTTGAGGGAACATGCTTTTCAACTTTACAACAAGAAGTTGAATCGGACAGTGGCGGTAGATCTCTTCCACGCACTGGATAAGGTTGAAATTCATGAGCTTTTTGACATGACTGCTGAACAAGGCAATCAAATGTGGAATCGTTCATTGGAAGAAATCTATTTCACATCCTGTCCTCCCTATCCAGATGCAGTGGAAACCTTACAAAGGCTGGATAGAGAAGGACATGAAATTTATTATATTACGGCGAGACCCGACGTGCATGGCAAGCGTACAATCGAGTGGATGATTGAAAATGGGTTTCCTGTTGACAAAGATAAGTTTTATTACGGCATGAAAGATGAAGACAAAGTCAACATCATCAAGGATTTGCACCTAGACTATTATTTCGATGACAAGCCTGCGGTTCTTGAAACGTTGAGGAATCATCCCCTTAAATTGTTCGCCAAAAGCCAGTCGTATAATCGACATCTGGATATTCTTCGGATTAATGAATGGTCTGAGTTGTTTGGTTTGCTGATTGGTGAGAAGAAATAG
- the ribD gene encoding bifunctional diaminohydroxyphosphoribosylaminopyrimidine deaminase/5-amino-6-(5-phosphoribosylamino)uracil reductase RibD, with protein MTNHEFYMNLALSNARAMKGQTDPNPLVGSVIVNDNRVVGIGTHLKAGEPHAEIHAIRMAGDRAKGGTIYVTLEPCSHYGRTGPCALAIVEAGINKVVIATLDPNPVVAGNGVKILEDAGIEVIVGIMEEESRQMNEVFNKFIVEQKPFMTMKAGSTLDGKIATHTADSKWITSAEARHDGHVLRNENMAILVGVNTVIEDDPELTTRIPNGRNPIRVILDSTLRIPLDSKIVTDGQAPTWIFTAQEVDQVAKQKLEEQGILIFSTSGVKQVNPNDVVRILGEKLISSVLIEGGGSIHAAFLENRLVDKVEIYIAPKLVGGAHAPTFLEGTGVELMRDAVDLADLQITPVGKDFKFTGYPRYTANE; from the coding sequence ATGACTAACCATGAATTTTACATGAATTTAGCCCTAAGCAATGCGCGCGCGATGAAAGGACAGACAGATCCAAATCCACTCGTCGGTTCGGTTATTGTTAATGACAATCGAGTAGTTGGCATCGGGACACATTTAAAGGCTGGAGAACCGCATGCGGAAATACATGCCATTCGGATGGCTGGTGATAGGGCAAAAGGCGGCACGATTTATGTGACCCTTGAGCCATGCTCGCATTACGGGCGAACGGGTCCTTGTGCACTAGCCATTGTTGAAGCCGGGATTAACAAAGTTGTTATCGCTACGCTTGATCCAAATCCTGTCGTTGCCGGTAACGGTGTCAAGATTTTGGAAGATGCCGGAATCGAGGTCATCGTCGGCATAATGGAAGAGGAATCTCGCCAGATGAATGAAGTATTTAACAAGTTCATCGTCGAACAAAAGCCTTTCATGACGATGAAAGCAGGAAGCACATTGGATGGTAAAATCGCTACACACACTGCCGATAGTAAGTGGATTACATCCGCCGAAGCTAGGCATGACGGACATGTACTACGCAATGAAAATATGGCTATTTTAGTTGGCGTCAATACAGTAATTGAGGATGATCCCGAATTAACTACACGGATCCCTAATGGAAGGAATCCGATTCGCGTCATTTTAGATTCTACACTACGAATTCCACTGGATTCAAAGATCGTAACCGACGGACAGGCACCCACTTGGATTTTCACTGCACAAGAGGTTGACCAAGTAGCTAAACAAAAGCTAGAAGAACAAGGCATTTTAATCTTCTCAACTTCCGGAGTGAAACAGGTGAACCCAAATGACGTCGTCCGCATTCTTGGTGAAAAGCTTATTTCATCTGTTTTGATTGAAGGCGGCGGCTCGATTCACGCTGCTTTCCTTGAAAATCGACTCGTCGACAAAGTAGAAATTTATATCGCACCTAAATTAGTCGGAGGTGCCCATGCACCAACATTTCTTGAAGGTACAGGCGTGGAATTAATGCGTGATGCTGTGGACTTAGCAGATCTCCAGATTACCCCCGTCGGCAAAGATTTCAAGTTCACGGGCTATCCGCGATATACTGCAAATGAATAG